A portion of the Rhodococcus pseudokoreensis genome contains these proteins:
- a CDS encoding PHA/PHB synthase family protein, which yields MTNPTTNPTTSPDELAAPLDLLLTSSTRGFIGRMLPNGAWARSAVNLTKRQRTLAHRGTTLARELGTIAVGTCERAPAKGDKRFVDPAWQGNPLLKRTMQAYLAAADTADKLFDDAQLDWRDAEKMRFVLDNIVEGLAPTNNPLISPLGWKAMIDTGGLSAVRGLKGFARDMLSQPRTPAMVEPDAFTVGETVATTKGAVVLQTRAFELIHYAPQTPKVRSIPLLMIPPVINKYYIMDIAPGRSMIEYFLQQGQQVFAISWRNPQARHRDWDVDTYGGAIIEALDAVQKIAGTDSAHLLATCSGGILAAMTAAHLAAIGEGDRIAGLTLAVTVLDQNRAGFASAAMSERAAQAAIRASRSKGYLDGRAMAEVFAWLRPTDLVWRYWVNNYVQGRSPAAFDVLFWNADTTRMAAALHRDLVLMGLRNALTTPGAVSMLGTPVDLSKVTADSYVIGGVADHISPWQACYRSARLLGSKDNRFVLSSSGHIAALVNPPGNPRASFRIGQVDQDTAEDWVQTAEQATDSWWPDYISWLADRSGPEVDAPHALGGPGYAPLAPAPGTYVHQN from the coding sequence ATGACGAACCCGACCACCAACCCGACCACGAGCCCCGATGAGCTCGCCGCACCTTTGGACCTACTGCTGACCAGCTCCACCCGAGGATTCATCGGCCGAATGCTCCCGAACGGGGCCTGGGCCCGCTCCGCGGTGAATCTCACCAAACGGCAGCGCACACTCGCTCACCGCGGCACCACGCTGGCCCGCGAACTGGGCACGATTGCCGTCGGGACCTGCGAACGCGCCCCCGCGAAGGGTGACAAACGCTTCGTCGATCCGGCGTGGCAGGGCAACCCCCTGCTCAAGCGAACCATGCAGGCGTACCTGGCGGCGGCGGACACGGCCGACAAGCTGTTCGACGATGCCCAGTTGGATTGGCGCGACGCGGAGAAGATGCGGTTCGTTCTCGACAACATCGTCGAGGGGTTGGCGCCGACCAACAACCCCCTGATCAGCCCGCTCGGCTGGAAAGCAATGATCGACACCGGCGGACTGAGCGCCGTGCGCGGACTGAAAGGCTTCGCCCGCGACATGCTGTCCCAGCCCAGGACTCCGGCGATGGTGGAGCCCGACGCGTTCACCGTCGGCGAGACGGTCGCCACCACCAAGGGGGCGGTGGTGTTGCAGACCCGGGCGTTCGAACTGATCCACTACGCGCCTCAGACACCGAAGGTGCGCTCGATTCCGCTGCTGATGATCCCGCCGGTAATCAACAAGTACTACATCATGGACATCGCTCCCGGTCGCAGCATGATCGAGTATTTCCTGCAGCAGGGCCAGCAGGTCTTCGCGATCTCGTGGCGCAATCCCCAAGCCCGGCATCGTGACTGGGACGTCGATACGTACGGCGGGGCGATCATCGAGGCGCTCGATGCGGTGCAGAAGATCGCCGGGACCGACAGCGCGCACCTACTGGCGACCTGCTCGGGTGGCATCCTCGCCGCCATGACCGCGGCCCACCTCGCTGCGATCGGCGAGGGTGATCGGATCGCCGGACTCACGCTCGCCGTCACGGTACTCGACCAGAACAGGGCGGGCTTCGCCTCGGCCGCAATGAGTGAGCGCGCAGCGCAGGCCGCTATCCGAGCATCGAGGTCCAAGGGATACCTCGACGGCCGGGCGATGGCCGAGGTGTTCGCGTGGCTGCGGCCGACCGACCTGGTGTGGCGGTACTGGGTGAACAACTACGTGCAGGGCCGCTCGCCTGCAGCCTTCGACGTGCTGTTCTGGAATGCCGACACCACCCGGATGGCGGCCGCGCTGCACCGCGACCTGGTGCTGATGGGATTACGCAACGCGCTGACCACTCCCGGGGCGGTGAGCATGCTGGGAACCCCGGTCGACCTGTCGAAGGTCACCGCGGACTCGTACGTCATCGGCGGTGTCGCCGATCACATCTCACCCTGGCAGGCCTGCTACCGCAGTGCCCGGCTGCTCGGGAGCAAGGACAATCGGTTCGTCCTCTCGTCGAGCGGCCACATCGCGGCACTGGTCAACCCGCCGGGCAACCCCAGGGCCTCGTTCCGGATCGGCCAAGTCGATCAGGACACGGCCGAAGACTGGGTGCAGACGGCCGAACAGGCCACCGACTCGTGGTGGCCGGATTACATCAGCTGGCTGGCCGACCGCAGCGGCCCCGAAGTCGACGCCCCGCACGCCCTCGGCGGGCCGGGCTATGCACCCCTCGCCCCAGCGCCCGGCACCTACGTGCACCAGAACTGA
- a CDS encoding MaoC family dehydratase → MTTHIANPADLLDLTGQTLGTTAWYELGQDQVNLFADATGDHQWIHTDPERAARGPFNGTIAHGYLTLALAPRVLADVLTIDNVQAALNYGLNRVRFPSPVPVGAKLRATVTVTSAQHKPAGVEAVFGLTYEVDGTERPACIADVVVLYR, encoded by the coding sequence ATGACCACACATATCGCCAACCCGGCGGACTTGCTCGACCTGACCGGACAGACCCTCGGAACCACCGCGTGGTACGAACTCGGCCAGGACCAGGTGAACCTTTTCGCCGACGCGACCGGCGACCACCAGTGGATCCACACCGACCCCGAGCGCGCCGCCCGGGGGCCGTTCAACGGGACGATCGCGCACGGCTACCTGACGCTCGCGTTGGCCCCGCGAGTGCTGGCCGATGTCCTGACCATCGACAACGTGCAGGCCGCGCTGAACTACGGACTCAACAGGGTACGGTTCCCCTCGCCGGTGCCGGTCGGTGCCAAACTTCGGGCAACGGTGACCGTCACATCGGCCCAGCACAAGCCCGCCGGCGTCGAGGCGGTGTTCGGACTGACCTACGAGGTCGACGGCACCGAACGCCCGGCCTGCATCGCCGATGTCGTGGTGCTGTACCGATGA
- the phaZ gene encoding poly(3-hydroxyalkanoate) depolymerase, with the protein MNAAIEAERFVATAGQRIRVSIRPGSAGTRRVPLVLCNGIGASYEVLDPLVAQLDPEITVVRFDVPGTGGSPASVAPYGFPYLAWALGRVLTNLDLGVVDVLGLSWGGALAQQFAVQNPRRCRRLILAATGTGAVMVPGNPRVLAKMLTPRRFRDPAYAASIAGDLYGGTARRQGDDVAGLFLQQLHAGSKIGYFHQLLAGAVWTSLPLLPAIRQQTLLVAGTDDPIVPVVNARIMNQLLPHSTIHLHSGGHIDLVTNATELAPVITTFLHDPGVSP; encoded by the coding sequence ATGAACGCGGCCATCGAGGCCGAGAGATTCGTCGCGACCGCCGGTCAGCGGATCCGCGTCAGCATCCGGCCCGGATCCGCCGGCACCCGACGTGTGCCGCTGGTTTTGTGCAACGGCATCGGGGCCAGCTACGAGGTGCTCGATCCGCTGGTGGCACAGCTGGATCCAGAGATCACCGTCGTTCGGTTCGACGTCCCAGGCACCGGCGGATCCCCCGCGTCCGTTGCCCCCTACGGGTTTCCCTATCTGGCCTGGGCGCTGGGGCGGGTGCTGACCAACCTCGACCTCGGCGTCGTCGACGTGCTCGGGTTGTCCTGGGGTGGGGCGCTGGCACAGCAGTTCGCCGTCCAGAATCCGCGCCGGTGCCGGCGACTGATCTTGGCCGCGACCGGCACCGGCGCAGTGATGGTTCCCGGCAACCCGCGGGTGCTGGCCAAGATGCTGACACCGCGCAGATTCCGCGACCCGGCCTACGCGGCCTCGATCGCCGGCGACCTGTACGGCGGCACCGCGCGCCGGCAGGGCGACGACGTCGCCGGGCTCTTCCTCCAGCAGCTGCACGCCGGATCGAAGATCGGCTACTTTCATCAACTGCTCGCCGGAGCGGTGTGGACGAGCCTGCCCCTGCTGCCCGCGATCAGGCAGCAGACCCTCCTCGTCGCGGGCACCGACGACCCGATCGTGCCCGTCGTCAACGCCCGCATCATGAATCAGCTGTTGCCACATTCAACCATCCATCTGCACTCCGGCGGACACATCGACCTGGTCACCAATGCCACCGAACTCGCGCCGGTGATCACAACCTTCCTTCACGACCCAGGAGTAAGCCCATGA
- a CDS encoding acyl-CoA dehydrogenase family protein produces MSPSPNIDTSDFYAFEQMLSDSERAMLHSVRDFMTTEVDPIVNTHWNAGTFPFEIVPGLRKLGIAGVPYQGNGCAGRSYLLDGMIAMELARTDSSIATFNGVHGGLAMGSIYLCGSDEQRERFLPSMARYEQIGSFGLTEPDVGSGASGGLTTTAERDGDTWVLNGQKKWIGNATFGDLTVIWAKDVADGQVKGFVVENSSPGFTADKQEHKIALRIVQNALITLDNVRVPEHNRLQGANTFKDTAEVLRLTRAGVAWMAVGCARGAYENALRYACAREQFGRAIGGFQLVQDLLVRMLGNITSSLALCARLSQLQDQGRAEDRHSSLAKAFCTVRMRETVGWARELMGGNGILLEHNVGRFVADAEAIYSYEGTREMNTLIVGRSLTGQSAFV; encoded by the coding sequence ATGAGCCCCAGTCCGAACATCGACACCTCGGATTTCTATGCATTCGAACAGATGCTCTCCGACTCCGAGCGCGCAATGCTGCACTCCGTGCGCGATTTCATGACCACCGAGGTCGACCCGATCGTCAACACACATTGGAATGCCGGGACCTTCCCGTTCGAGATCGTGCCCGGACTCCGGAAACTCGGCATCGCCGGCGTGCCCTACCAGGGTAATGGCTGTGCCGGACGGAGCTATCTGCTCGACGGGATGATTGCGATGGAGCTGGCTCGCACGGATTCCTCGATAGCCACCTTCAACGGCGTACACGGCGGCCTGGCGATGGGATCGATCTACCTGTGCGGTTCGGACGAACAACGCGAACGCTTCCTCCCCTCGATGGCACGGTACGAGCAGATCGGATCCTTCGGGCTGACCGAACCCGACGTCGGCTCCGGTGCGTCGGGCGGCCTCACCACGACTGCCGAACGCGACGGCGACACCTGGGTACTGAACGGGCAGAAGAAATGGATCGGCAACGCGACGTTCGGCGACCTCACAGTCATCTGGGCCAAGGACGTCGCCGACGGCCAGGTGAAGGGATTTGTCGTCGAGAATTCCTCGCCCGGATTCACGGCGGACAAGCAGGAGCACAAGATCGCCCTGCGGATCGTGCAGAACGCGCTCATCACGCTCGACAACGTGCGGGTTCCGGAGCACAACCGGCTACAAGGCGCGAACACGTTCAAGGACACCGCCGAGGTGCTACGTCTGACACGCGCGGGCGTGGCCTGGATGGCGGTCGGATGTGCGCGCGGCGCATACGAGAACGCGCTGAGATATGCCTGCGCCCGTGAACAGTTCGGCCGGGCGATCGGCGGCTTCCAGCTCGTGCAGGACCTGCTGGTGCGGATGCTCGGAAACATCACCTCGTCCTTGGCCCTGTGTGCACGGCTGTCCCAGTTGCAGGATCAGGGGCGCGCCGAAGACCGACACTCATCGCTCGCCAAGGCATTTTGTACGGTCCGCATGCGTGAAACCGTCGGCTGGGCGCGGGAGCTGATGGGCGGCAACGGAATACTTTTGGAACACAACGTAGGCCGATTCGTCGCCGATGCGGAAGCGATCTACTCGTACGAGGGAACCAGGGAAATGAACACCCTGATCGTCGGACGGTCGTTGACCGGACAGAGCGCCTTCGTATGA
- a CDS encoding DUF7489 domain-containing protein has product MKREGIWSGTVVKKSRGLLDGSNLYRRVTVRTDDDRTAKVRVTRTLWNELAVGDRVVKDAGQEPHRA; this is encoded by the coding sequence ATGAAACGAGAAGGCATCTGGAGCGGCACCGTCGTGAAGAAGTCACGCGGGTTGCTGGACGGCTCCAACCTCTACCGAAGGGTCACCGTCCGCACCGACGACGACCGGACCGCGAAAGTCAGGGTCACCCGGACGCTGTGGAACGAACTCGCCGTCGGCGACCGCGTCGTGAAGGACGCGGGCCAGGAGCCTCACCGCGCTTGA
- a CDS encoding TetR/AcrR family transcriptional regulator C-terminal domain-containing protein: MPYPRRTDRDSIVSAAIELMQERGLDSVSLRAIATRLGVRQPGLYHYFGGKAELLDAVAEEILCRWHTDRIPVDGERWDEFVARNARSLRRAMLGVRDGARLIASTGSRSPSLDNAIEQITLLEDAGFSGTDAALALIAVSRYTIGSAIEQQTARDGGEIVIATDRTDAAASHLIDIARQVVALGQDHEFETGLAALLRGLGPRARFAPQE; encoded by the coding sequence ATGCCGTACCCGCGACGCACGGACCGGGATTCGATCGTGTCGGCTGCGATCGAGTTGATGCAGGAGCGCGGACTCGACAGCGTCTCACTCCGAGCGATCGCGACTCGCCTCGGCGTTCGTCAGCCTGGCCTCTACCACTACTTCGGCGGCAAAGCCGAGTTGCTCGACGCCGTTGCGGAGGAGATCCTGTGCCGTTGGCACACCGACCGAATTCCCGTCGACGGTGAGCGCTGGGACGAGTTCGTGGCCCGGAACGCGCGGAGTCTGCGCCGTGCCATGCTCGGCGTTCGCGACGGCGCCCGACTGATCGCGTCGACGGGCTCGCGAAGTCCGAGCCTCGACAACGCGATCGAGCAGATAACCCTTCTGGAGGATGCGGGCTTCAGTGGTACGGACGCCGCGCTGGCTCTGATTGCCGTGTCGCGGTACACCATCGGCTCGGCGATCGAACAGCAGACGGCGCGCGACGGGGGTGAGATCGTCATCGCCACTGATCGGACCGACGCGGCGGCGTCTCATCTCATCGACATCGCACGGCAAGTCGTCGCACTGGGTCAAGACCACGAGTTCGAGACCGGCCTCGCGGCCCTCCTGCGTGGACTCGGCCCACGTGCTCGGTTTGCCCCGCAAGAATGA
- a CDS encoding AMP-binding protein, whose protein sequence is MSFKSPFPDVEIPNLSVYDFLFGQVDPADRERPALIDGASGTVTTYQTLVTQIGGVAGALAARGLAVGEVVALHSPNVPAFAAVFHGILRAGGVATTINALYTAEDIAKQLTDSHAKFLFTVSPLLPQARAAAATVGIPDENVIVLDGADGHPSLRDLLTEAHPAPEVSFDPATHLAVLPYSSGTTGRPKGVMLTHRNLVANVCQINPRMGIGADDKLLAVLPFFHIYGMTVLLNAALYNRAALVTMPKFDLVEFLRIVSGQKCTYVFIAPPVAVALAKHPLVDDYDLSSVHSIFSGAAPLDQELGKAVATRLGCRVRQGYGMSEMSPVSHAIPFDRDDIALDSVGPTIANMECKLVDPATGEEVDYPTEGVSAPGELWCAGPNIMAGYLGNEQATAETLDADGFLHTGDIATVDADGVVTIVDRMKELIKYKGYQVPPAELEALLLTHPQIADAAVIGVLDDEGEEVPKAFVVAQPGADLDEAAVIAFVADRVSPHKKVRKVEFIDLVPKSAAGKILRKDLRTRETAGK, encoded by the coding sequence GTGAGCTTCAAGAGCCCGTTTCCGGACGTCGAGATCCCGAACCTCAGTGTCTACGATTTCCTGTTCGGTCAGGTCGACCCGGCGGATCGGGAGCGGCCCGCGTTGATCGACGGCGCCTCCGGTACGGTCACCACCTACCAAACCCTGGTGACGCAGATCGGCGGGGTCGCCGGGGCGCTGGCGGCCCGCGGTCTCGCGGTCGGTGAGGTGGTGGCCCTGCACTCACCGAACGTGCCCGCGTTCGCCGCGGTGTTCCACGGCATCCTGCGCGCCGGCGGTGTCGCCACCACGATCAACGCCCTCTACACCGCCGAGGACATCGCCAAACAGCTCACCGACTCGCACGCGAAGTTCCTGTTCACCGTCTCCCCCCTGCTGCCCCAGGCCCGGGCCGCCGCCGCCACGGTCGGGATCCCGGACGAGAACGTGATCGTCCTCGACGGCGCCGACGGGCACCCGTCGCTGCGGGATCTGCTCACCGAGGCCCACCCGGCCCCGGAGGTGTCGTTCGACCCGGCCACCCACCTCGCGGTGCTGCCGTATTCGTCGGGGACCACCGGCCGCCCCAAGGGGGTGATGCTCACCCACCGCAACCTGGTCGCCAACGTCTGTCAGATCAACCCGCGGATGGGCATCGGCGCCGACGACAAACTCCTCGCCGTGTTGCCGTTCTTCCACATCTACGGGATGACGGTGCTGCTCAACGCCGCCCTCTACAACCGGGCCGCGCTGGTGACGATGCCGAAGTTCGACCTCGTCGAATTCCTGCGCATCGTCTCCGGACAGAAATGCACGTACGTGTTCATCGCCCCGCCGGTCGCGGTCGCGTTGGCCAAGCACCCGCTGGTCGACGACTACGACCTGTCGAGTGTGCATTCGATCTTCTCCGGCGCCGCCCCGCTGGATCAGGAACTGGGGAAGGCCGTCGCGACCCGGCTCGGGTGCCGGGTCCGGCAGGGCTACGGGATGTCGGAGATGAGCCCGGTCTCGCACGCGATCCCGTTCGACCGCGACGACATCGCCCTCGACTCGGTCGGCCCGACCATCGCGAACATGGAATGCAAACTCGTCGACCCCGCCACCGGCGAAGAGGTCGACTACCCCACCGAGGGGGTCAGCGCTCCGGGCGAGTTGTGGTGTGCGGGGCCGAACATCATGGCCGGATACCTCGGCAACGAGCAGGCCACCGCGGAAACCCTGGACGCGGACGGGTTCCTGCACACCGGGGACATCGCGACCGTCGACGCCGACGGGGTCGTCACGATCGTGGATCGGATGAAGGAGTTGATCAAGTACAAGGGCTATCAGGTGCCGCCCGCCGAACTGGAGGCGCTGCTGCTCACCCACCCGCAGATCGCCGACGCCGCCGTCATCGGTGTCCTCGACGACGAGGGTGAGGAGGTGCCGAAGGCGTTCGTCGTCGCCCAGCCCGGCGCCGACCTGGATGAGGCCGCGGTGATCGCGTTCGTCGCCGACCGGGTGTCCCCGCACAAGAAGGTCCGCAAGGTCGAGTTCATCGACCTCGTCCCCAAGTCCGCCGCAGGCAAAATCCTCCGCAAAGACCTCCGCACGCGGGAAACAGCGGGAAAGTAG
- a CDS encoding PucR family transcriptional regulator, whose protein sequence is MTTAHGATRPFDDAAIDLAKWVHDHHPEIARAATDAIWAELPSYRATGLYDDVVAHVIGVFGVFTTSVIEQRNPRLDDFAFTSGHASERVAHGISLIDFLHAFRIGQIVLWSYVLDFVRSTEGQQETALSLVEHLMRTIEAGCSAAATTYLQAQQYLVADQERIALDCLEDLLAGNVPAVPVRLEAMRRSGLEDGAGFVVIVCRASSEADDADPILDARRVLSRHLSGMLVPWRQELVGLVPVERFSPGTLSQKVARAVTDLGTTRTTASIGISSAHLGFDQTAEALLEAQVACDHLAGRREVQIFDDLSPLDYLVRRADPTARRLVEPQLRAFIAEDLSAGSIYIETLTAYVAHDMNAKEAASALQIHVNTMYYRLGRIAERTGKDLRRVEDVVNLLLAVRIASTEPR, encoded by the coding sequence ATGACCACAGCACACGGCGCGACGCGGCCGTTCGACGACGCGGCGATCGATCTCGCGAAGTGGGTGCACGACCACCATCCGGAGATCGCGCGAGCCGCCACCGACGCGATCTGGGCGGAACTGCCGTCCTACCGCGCCACCGGACTGTACGACGATGTAGTCGCCCACGTCATCGGCGTCTTCGGGGTGTTCACGACCAGCGTCATCGAACAGCGGAATCCGCGCCTCGACGATTTCGCGTTCACCTCCGGGCATGCCTCGGAGCGCGTTGCGCACGGCATCTCCCTGATCGACTTCCTTCACGCGTTCCGCATCGGGCAGATCGTCCTCTGGTCGTACGTTCTCGACTTCGTCCGATCAACGGAGGGCCAGCAGGAAACTGCGCTGAGTCTCGTCGAGCACCTGATGCGCACGATCGAGGCGGGCTGCTCCGCCGCCGCGACCACCTACCTGCAGGCGCAGCAATATCTCGTGGCCGACCAGGAACGCATCGCACTCGACTGTCTCGAGGATCTGCTCGCGGGAAACGTGCCCGCCGTACCGGTCCGGCTGGAGGCGATGCGCCGGTCCGGTCTCGAGGACGGCGCCGGGTTCGTCGTCATCGTCTGCCGGGCGAGCTCGGAGGCGGACGACGCGGATCCGATCCTCGACGCACGCAGGGTGCTCTCCCGGCATCTGTCGGGGATGTTGGTGCCGTGGCGGCAGGAACTCGTCGGACTCGTCCCGGTCGAACGATTCAGCCCCGGCACCCTGTCGCAGAAGGTCGCTCGTGCAGTTACCGACCTCGGGACGACCCGGACCACGGCGTCGATCGGTATCAGCTCGGCGCACCTCGGGTTCGACCAGACGGCCGAAGCGTTGCTGGAGGCCCAGGTCGCCTGCGACCACCTGGCAGGCCGGCGCGAGGTCCAGATCTTCGACGATCTCTCGCCGCTGGACTATCTGGTGCGGCGCGCGGACCCGACCGCGCGCCGACTCGTCGAGCCCCAGCTGCGTGCCTTCATCGCCGAAGACCTGTCGGCGGGCTCGATCTACATCGAGACGCTGACGGCGTATGTCGCCCACGACATGAACGCCAAGGAGGCCGCCTCGGCGCTACAGATTCACGTGAACACGATGTACTACCGGCTGGGTCGGATCGCCGAGCGTACCGGCAAGGACCTTCGGCGGGTGGAGGACGTCGTCAATCTCCTTCTCGCGGTGCGGATCGCGTCGACCGAGCCGCGCTGA
- a CDS encoding acetyl-CoA C-acetyltransferase, with amino-acid sequence MTTSVIVAGARTPIGRLQGSLAGFSGADLGAIAIEGALGKAGVAPDRVEYVIMGQVLTAGAGQMPARQAAAKAGIPMSTPSLNINKVCLSGVESIILADQFIRSGAFDVIVAGGMESMSQAPHLLPGSRGGFKYGDVTLVDHMALDGLHDAFTDQPMGLLTEAGNDRDVIAREDQDAFAARSHQLAAKAWDSGVFDDEVVPVEIPAHRGESTWLRRDEGIRPDTTAETLARLRGAFRDGGTVTAGNASTINDGACAVVVMSKERAEAEGLTWLAEIGEHGMVAGPDSGLQLQPSGAIAKACEAAGISPTALDLIEINEAFAAVGIASTRELGVDPETVNVNGGAIALGHPIGMSGARITLHLALELQRRGGGTGAVALCGGGGQGDALILRVP; translated from the coding sequence ATGACCACCTCCGTGATCGTCGCCGGCGCCCGCACTCCGATCGGCCGGCTGCAGGGCTCACTCGCCGGATTCTCCGGCGCCGACCTCGGCGCCATCGCCATCGAGGGGGCGCTCGGCAAGGCCGGTGTCGCCCCGGACCGGGTCGAGTACGTCATCATGGGCCAGGTCCTCACCGCCGGTGCCGGGCAGATGCCCGCTCGTCAGGCGGCCGCGAAGGCCGGCATCCCGATGAGCACGCCGTCGCTCAACATCAACAAGGTGTGCCTGTCGGGGGTCGAATCGATCATCCTCGCCGACCAGTTCATCCGGTCCGGCGCGTTCGACGTGATCGTCGCCGGCGGCATGGAGTCGATGAGCCAGGCACCGCACCTGCTGCCCGGTTCACGCGGCGGGTTCAAATACGGCGACGTCACCCTCGTCGACCACATGGCCCTCGACGGATTGCACGACGCATTCACCGACCAGCCGATGGGACTGCTCACCGAGGCGGGCAACGACCGGGACGTCATCGCCCGCGAGGACCAGGACGCGTTCGCCGCCCGCTCGCACCAACTCGCCGCGAAGGCGTGGGACAGCGGGGTCTTCGACGACGAGGTCGTCCCCGTCGAGATCCCCGCACACAGGGGTGAGAGCACCTGGCTGCGCCGCGACGAAGGCATCCGGCCCGACACCACCGCCGAAACCCTGGCACGCCTGCGGGGTGCGTTCCGCGACGGCGGCACGGTGACCGCGGGCAACGCGTCGACCATCAACGACGGCGCCTGCGCCGTGGTGGTGATGAGCAAGGAGCGCGCCGAGGCGGAAGGTCTGACCTGGCTGGCCGAGATCGGCGAGCACGGGATGGTCGCCGGGCCGGATTCGGGACTGCAGCTCCAGCCGTCCGGGGCGATCGCGAAAGCCTGTGAGGCCGCCGGCATCTCACCGACCGCGTTGGATCTGATCGAGATCAACGAGGCGTTCGCCGCGGTCGGGATCGCGTCCACCCGCGAACTCGGCGTCGACCCCGAAACAGTCAACGTCAACGGCGGCGCCATCGCACTCGGGCACCCCATCGGAATGTCCGGCGCCCGGATCACCCTGCACCTCGCCCTCGAACTGCAGCGCCGCGGCGGCGGCACCGGCGCGGTCGCCCTCTGCGGCGGAGGCGGACAGGGCGACGCCCTGATCCTGCGCGTCCCCTGA
- a CDS encoding acyl-CoA dehydrogenase family protein, whose amino-acid sequence MAVDRLLPTDEARDLIQLTRDVADKVLTPIVDEHEKSETYPEGVFATLGEAGLLSLPYPEEWGGGAQPYEVYLQVLEEIAARWAAVAVAVSVHSLACHPLMTFGTDEQKQQWLPDMLGGNTVGAYSLSEPQAGSDAAALACKAAATDGGYVVNGAKAWITHGGIADFYNLFARTGEGSKGISCFLVPKDTEGLTFGKPEEKMGLHAVPTTSAHYDDAFVPVERRIGAEGQGLQIAFSALDSGRLGIAAVAVGLAQAALDEAVAYAQERTAFGKKIIDHQGLGFLLADMAAAVDSARATYIDAARRRDAGLPYSRNASVAKLVATDAAMKVTTDAVQVLGGYGYTRDFRVERYMREAKITQIFEGTNQIQRLVISRTLAAN is encoded by the coding sequence GTGGCCGTCGATCGTTTGCTGCCTACTGACGAAGCCCGTGACCTGATCCAGCTCACGCGCGACGTCGCCGACAAGGTCCTGACGCCGATCGTCGACGAGCACGAGAAGTCGGAGACCTACCCCGAAGGCGTGTTCGCCACCCTCGGCGAGGCCGGACTGCTGAGCCTGCCGTACCCCGAGGAGTGGGGCGGCGGCGCGCAGCCGTACGAGGTGTACCTGCAGGTGCTCGAGGAGATCGCCGCGCGCTGGGCCGCCGTCGCGGTGGCGGTCAGCGTCCACAGCCTCGCCTGCCACCCGCTGATGACATTCGGCACCGACGAGCAGAAGCAGCAGTGGCTCCCGGACATGCTCGGCGGCAACACCGTCGGCGCCTACAGCCTGTCCGAGCCGCAGGCCGGATCCGACGCCGCCGCCCTGGCCTGCAAGGCCGCCGCGACCGACGGCGGGTATGTCGTCAACGGCGCGAAGGCCTGGATCACGCACGGCGGCATCGCCGATTTCTACAACCTCTTCGCCCGCACCGGTGAGGGCTCGAAGGGGATCTCCTGCTTCCTGGTCCCGAAGGACACCGAGGGGCTGACGTTCGGCAAGCCCGAGGAGAAGATGGGCCTGCACGCCGTGCCGACCACGTCCGCGCACTACGACGACGCCTTCGTGCCCGTGGAACGGCGCATCGGCGCGGAGGGGCAGGGTCTGCAGATCGCGTTCAGCGCACTGGATTCCGGCCGGCTGGGCATCGCCGCCGTCGCCGTCGGCCTCGCGCAGGCGGCCCTCGACGAGGCCGTGGCCTACGCCCAGGAGCGGACCGCGTTCGGCAAGAAGATCATCGACCACCAGGGCCTCGGGTTCCTGCTCGCCGACATGGCCGCCGCCGTCGACTCGGCGCGTGCCACGTACATCGACGCCGCCCGCCGCCGCGACGCCGGTCTGCCGTACTCCCGCAACGCGTCCGTCGCCAAGCTCGTCGCCACCGACGCCGCCATGAAGGTCACCACCGACGCCGTGCAGGTCCTCGGCGGCTACGGCTACACCCGCGACTTCCGCGTCGAGCGGTACATGCGCGAGGCGAAGATCACCCAGATCTTCGAGGGCACCAACCAGATTCAGCGTCTGGTCATCAGCCGCACCCTCGCCGCGAACTGA